Proteins co-encoded in one Aspergillus flavus chromosome 2, complete sequence genomic window:
- a CDS encoding general substrate transporter: protein MTRSTTSLAKYIHAIRDSPRGIYNHNLAVVVVSFALCGCAKGWDEGSASAITQLKSFERMYNLDNNTVSNIVSFVNLGAGVGALLSFLLNDRIGRRWSMRLYQLVYIIGSLISCFSYGNVGVLYAGRLIAGLGIGALTVVGPMTIAEVAPKATRGLMTLLFNVCMLSGQALGVFTVYGCSIHISPAKNLQYQIPWFTQTFAPSISIILSFFAVESPRWIILSNKRQSALASLLRLRGLPANHPYVDAEYNEMVRQVEEEDTSLGPTSSLKVVKETFFIRSNLRRVQLSLVAYILAQMSGANSVTNYLPTIFGMVGIKGSGVKVYTTGLYAITKLIFCVAASLCFVDVLGRRKSLMTGIIIQIICHSYLAGYLSFFTKEPSTMPKGASDAAIAFIYIHALGWAIGLYTLPYLFGAELWPSRIRSFGGALSQCFHWLFYFAITKATPSLLTGLHTWGAFVLFAGFCIVALVYTFFLVPETSGLSLEEINKIFERPLYRLGQPLAPERQNDEDDDEKQSTRYIERV from the exons ATGACCCGTTCCACTACCTCGCTTGCTAAGTACATCCATGCCATCCGTGACTCTCCACGGGGGATATATAACCATAACCTCGCTGTTGTGGTTGTCTCATTTGCCCTCTGTGGTTGTGCGAAGG GTTGGGACGAAGGATCAGCATCTGCTATTACACAGCTCAAGTCTTTTGAGCGCATGTATAATCTGGACAACAATACAGTTTCTAATATTGTCTCGTTCGTCAATCTGGGGGCGGGGGTCGGTGctttgctctctttcttaTTGAATGACCGCATTGGTCGCAGGTGGTCGATGCGACTTTACCAGTTGGTATACATCATCGGCTCCTTGATATCCTGCTTTTCATACGGCAATGTCGGTGTGCTCTACGCTGGCCGCCTAATTGCCGGCTTGGGAATTGGGGCATTGACCGTGGTAGGCCCTATGACAATTGCAGAGGTGGCACCCAAGGCCACGAGAGGTCTCATGACTCTGTTATTCAATGTCTGCATGCTTTCTGGGCAGGCGTTAGGTGTTTTCACTGTGTACGGATGCTCCATACACATATCACCGGCGAAAAACCTTCAGTATCAAATTCCCTGGTTTACTCAGACCTTTGCTCCCTCAATCAGCAttatcctctccttctttgccgTCGAGTCCCCGCGTTGGATCATTCTGAGCAATAAACGACAAAGCGCCCTTGCTAGCCTGCTCCGTCTTCGAGGTCTCCCTGCAAACCATCCTTATGTGGACGCTGAATACAATGAAATGGTGCGGCaagtagaagaagaggacacCTCCCTTGGGCCAACCAGCTCTCTGAAGGTAGTCAAGGAAACGTTCTTCATTCGCAGCAATTTACGCCGCGTGCAGCTCTCCCTTGTGGCATATATCCTCGCACAGATGTCGGGAGCTAATTCCGTAACAAACTATCTCCCAACAATATTTGGAATGGTAGGTATCAAAGGATCTGGAGTCAAGGTCTACACCACGGGTCTCTATGCAATTACAAAGCTCATATTCTGCGTGGCCGCCTCTCTATGCTTCGTTGATGTGCTGGGCCGGCGCAAGTCTCTGATGACCGGTATCATCATTCAGATAATCTGTCACTCTTATTTGGCTGGATATCTGAGTTTTTTTACCAAAGAGCCTTCAACTATGCCCAAAGGAGCCTCAGATGCGGCCATTGCCTTCATATACATTCATGCCTTGGGATGGGCAATTGGACTTTACACACTGCCTTATCTCTTTGGTGCCGAGCTGTGGCCTAGCCGGATTCGTTCCTTTGGGGGCGCTCTGTCTCAATGTTTCCATTGGCTTTTCTACTTCGCCATCACAAAGGCAACACCTTCTCTATTGACTGGCTTACACACATGGGGCGCGTTTGTGTTGTTCGCCGGGTTCTGTATCGTTGCGCTCGTATACACCTTCTTCCTGGTTCCCGAGACGAGCGGCCTCAGTCTCGAGGAAATAAACAAGATCTTTGAACGACCTCTTTACCGATTAGGTCAGCCGTTGGCTCCTGAGAGACAgaatgatgaggatgatga CGAGAAGCAGAGTACCAGGTACATCGAACGCGTATAG
- a CDS encoding mitochondrial carrier domain-containing protein, which produces MIGLLTAVIVTTLGQPMEVLKTHLAANRHDTLRAAVQKTWLRGGPLAFYQGLIPWAWLEASTKGAILIITSTEIEYHAKMKLGASPTVCGALGGIGGGVAQAYLTMGMTTCMKTVEVTRTKMSVNGAKVPGTFEIFFKIIREQGIRGVNKGVNAVALRQITGWSSRIGIARFAEERIRWMSGKGKEEKLGFGEKILASTVGGALSCWNQPFEVLRVEMQSMKEEPGRSVRPTMMSTLKKIIRISGVKGLFRGVVPRIGVAGWATICMVGLGDMVKDFANRY; this is translated from the exons ATGATTGGTCTTCTAACAGCGGTTATAGTTACGACCCTTGGTCAACCGATGGAGGTACTAAAAACACAT CTCGCCGCCAACAGACATGACACATTAAGAGCCGCAGTACAAAAGACATGGCTCCGCGGGGGACCACTTGCCTTTTACCAAGGCTTGATACCTTGG GCTTGGCTGGAAGCCTCTACCAAAGGGGCAATACTCATTATCACATCGACTGAGATTGAGTACCATGCTAAGATGAAGCTCGGTGCTTCACCCACTGTCTGTGGCGCCCTGGGTGGAATCGGGGGCGGGGTGGCACAAGCCTACCTGACTATGGGGATGACCACTTGTATGAAGACTGTAGAAGTCACGCGGACGAAGATGTCGGTGAACGGTGCTAAGGTACCGGGAACATTTGAgattttcttcaagatcaTTCGCGAACAGGGAATTCGAGGTGTGAACAAGGGAGTAAACGCCGTTGCATTACGCCAGATCACTGGTTGGTCATCGAGAATTGGGATTGCTCGATTTGCAGAGGAACGTATCCGTTGGATGAgcgggaaagggaaagaagagaagcttggTTTTGGTGAGAAGATCCTAGCCTCCACGGTTGGAGGTGCTCTGAGTTGCTGGAATCAGCCGTTCGAG GTCCTTCGTGTGGAAATGCAGTCAATGAAAGAGGAGCCCGGTCGATCAGTTCGTCCAACAATGATGTCCActctgaagaagatcattcGCATATCAGGAGTCAAGGGTCTCTTCCGAGGTGTTGTACCACGAATCGGTGTAGCTGGCTGGGCTACCATCTGCATGGTTGGGCTTGGAGATATGGTGAAGGACTTCGCAAACCGATACTAG